From one Paeniglutamicibacter psychrophenolicus genomic stretch:
- a CDS encoding GNAT family N-acetyltransferase, producing MTTIGFAQDALSHWHQAMAIATGGKLFSTHGCSWAWQPARGRLVLLFPAHAQEAGLRPGLAEGTRLGARRVEAWVNSGAPSGPLEAAGFSDAAQISWHAGELVGPEEPWDGRVRLGTEIPEARGADAKELQVANLWRDPAAAGLSAGHPALRRIEQATARTLEGELVGRAFAQQALGGQLAIHGLAVASEQRRMGVGSALLNGLARGMVNPLGLEEDTPIELIAAASPSSAPFFEANGMRLLGRGRHLVLRQ from the coding sequence CGGCGGCAAGCTCTTCTCGACCCACGGCTGCTCGTGGGCCTGGCAGCCGGCCCGCGGCCGGCTGGTGCTGCTCTTCCCCGCCCACGCGCAGGAGGCCGGGCTGCGCCCGGGTCTGGCCGAGGGCACGCGCCTGGGTGCGCGCCGGGTCGAGGCCTGGGTCAATTCCGGTGCGCCCTCGGGCCCGCTGGAGGCCGCAGGGTTCTCCGATGCCGCACAGATCTCCTGGCATGCCGGAGAGCTGGTGGGCCCCGAGGAACCATGGGACGGACGGGTGCGCCTGGGCACGGAGATCCCCGAGGCCAGGGGCGCCGACGCGAAGGAATTGCAGGTCGCCAATCTCTGGCGCGATCCGGCCGCTGCCGGACTGAGCGCCGGGCACCCGGCGTTGCGCCGCATCGAGCAGGCCACCGCGCGCACCCTCGAGGGCGAGTTGGTGGGCCGCGCCTTTGCCCAGCAGGCCCTGGGCGGCCAGCTGGCCATCCACGGACTGGCCGTGGCCTCGGAGCAGCGCCGGATGGGTGTGGGTTCGGCCCTGCTCAACGGTCTGGCCCGCGGCATGGTCAACCCGCTTGGGCTGGAGGAGGACACGCCCATCGAACTGATTGCCGCCGCTTCCCCGAGCTCGGCGCCGTTCTTCGAGGCCAACGGGATGCGTTTGCTGGGTCGCGGCCGGCACCTGGTGCTGCGCCAGTAG